In Lottiidibacillus patelloidae, the genomic window CTAACATTTTACAGTCCACCTTTCTTATAAAGTTATAGCAGATACCTTACTTATATTGTGACCTTGTTTGTCAAAATCATGTTAAGGAAAATTTACTAATTTCCTCACCCATTAATAATCTTGTTCATTAAAACCATAATCACGCAAATGAATCATTTTATTACGCCAATCCTTTTGCACTTTCACCCATAGTTCTAAGAAAACTTTCGAACCTAATAACTTTTCAATGTCGTGACGAGCTCTCTTCCCTACTTCTTTAAGCATGCTACCTTGTTTCCCAATAATAATTCCCTTTTGAGAAGATCGTTCAACAATAATTGTTGCTTGAATATAGACAGCATTGCCTGTGTCACGTTTTTCCATTGAATCAGTTACAACGGCAATGGAATGAGGAATTTCCTCTCTCGTCATATGAAGTACCTTTTCACGAATTAATTCCGCTACAATAAACCGCTCTGGATGATCGGTTACTTGATCAGCTGGATAATATTGTGGTCCTTCAGGAATATATTTTTGTATTTGCGTTAACAATGTATTAACATTGTTACCTTGTAATGCTGAAATTGGAATGATTTCAGCAAAATCATAGTGCCCTTTGTAATCATCAATAATTGATAATATTTTATCAGGGTGAATTTGATCTATTTTATTAATTACTAAAAAGACTGGATTATTAATATTTGCTAGTCGCTCAACGATAAATTCTTCGCCTTTACCAAAACCTTCTGTAGCATTAACAACAAATAAGACGACATCAACTTCATTTAAAGTATTCAATGCCGTTTTCATCATAAAATCGCCTAGTTTATGCTTAGGTTTATGAATACCTGGTGTATCGATAAAGACCATTTGCGCATTATCATCAGTATATACACCTTGAATTTTATTTCGTGTCGTTTGTGCTTTGTCACTCATAATTGCAATCTTTTGCCCGATTACATTATTTAAAAGAGTAGACTTCCCAACGTTGGGTCTCCCAATAATTGAAATAAAACCAGATTTATATTGGTCTTTATTTGTCATCGTTTAAATCCTCCGCTGAAAATGCTCCTGGTAATAACTCTTCAACTGTAATTGTTTGAACTTCACCATTCATATTCGTCAAATATACTTCCATTTTTGGTGAACATAGTTCTGAAATCACTTGACGACATGCTCCACAAGGAGGTACAGGTCGTTTTACATCAGCTACAACTGCTAAACCAATAAAATCTTTTACACCTTCTGAGTACGCTTTAACTAGCGCTGTTCTTTCAGCACAAATACACATCGAGTATGCAGCATTTTCAATGTTACAGCCGTGGAAAACGGTTCCATCTTTCGCTAACAATGCAGCACCAACTTGAAATTTTGAATACGGTACATATGCTTTTTCTCTCGCTTTTATTGCTTCTTCTATTAGTTGTCGTTGATTCATATTCATTCACCTTTCTTTTATCCAATCCCGTTTCAGCTAGGGAATATAATTGTAAGCAGTGGCTTTAAAAAAATCAAGAGCCCAACAATAATTGTTATAAAACTAAAGATTAATACCGCTCCAGCAGCGGCATCTTTTGCTTGTTTTGCAAGTGGATGATATTCAGGTGTAGCAAGGTCAACAACTCTTTCAATGGCTGTATTCATCGCTTCCAAGCTAAGCATTATGCCTACTAAGATCAACAAT contains:
- a CDS encoding cytidine deaminase; translation: MNQRQLIEEAIKAREKAYVPYSKFQVGAALLAKDGTVFHGCNIENAAYSMCICAERTALVKAYSEGVKDFIGLAVVADVKRPVPPCGACRQVISELCSPKMEVYLTNMNGEVQTITVEELLPGAFSAEDLNDDK
- the era gene encoding GTPase Era, with the protein product MTNKDQYKSGFISIIGRPNVGKSTLLNNVIGQKIAIMSDKAQTTRNKIQGVYTDDNAQMVFIDTPGIHKPKHKLGDFMMKTALNTLNEVDVVLFVVNATEGFGKGEEFIVERLANINNPVFLVINKIDQIHPDKILSIIDDYKGHYDFAEIIPISALQGNNVNTLLTQIQKYIPEGPQYYPADQVTDHPERFIVAELIREKVLHMTREEIPHSIAVVTDSMEKRDTGNAVYIQATIIVERSSQKGIIIGKQGSMLKEVGKRARHDIEKLLGSKVFLELWVKVQKDWRNKMIHLRDYGFNEQDY
- a CDS encoding diacylglycerol kinase family protein yields the protein MDLKDKQLSNVQKFIKSFTYAVAGIKLVVKDEQNMRIHLVVSVVVFALAYILAIPKQEIIILLILVGIMLSLEAMNTAIERVVDLATPEYHPLAKQAKDAAAGAVLIFSFITIIVGLLIFLKPLLTIIFPS